CCATGGACCTGCCTGCACGCGGCGGGTGGAGCCAGCACCCCAATCCGCGGGGGCGGGCCGGCATCCGTTGACCGCGTCACGCCCGGCCGACGATGCTGGCGAACGCCCGCAGCCGGTCGCAGCCGTCGACCGTCGGGTCGGAGCAAGGGGGAGCGCCATGAGCGCCCAGGACGACTCGGTCATCGCCCACCTCGACGTGCTGCACGAGATGCAGCTGGAGGGCATGGGCGCCGAGGAGCGCGTCGACTGGCAGACGAAGATCACCCAGGTCAAGGCCGACTACGAGAAGGCCCGGGCGATCGAGAAGAGCGACAAGAGCGACGCCGACCAGCGCAAGCGGGCCAAGGACGTCGGTGACGCCATCGCCAAGGCGGCGCCGGCCGTCACCAAGAGTGTCATCGCAGCCGTCGCGGCGTTCAGGAAGGGGGATGCCGTCACCGGCTCGGCCGAGCTGATGGACATCGTCGCGTCCCTGGCCCCCCTCGTCAGCACCGTCCTCAGCGCGGCCGGTCCCGAGGTGGCCCTCGTGGGGGCCCTGTTCTCCGTCGTGGCACAGATCCTGCGGTGCTTCGGGCCGAAGCAGGAGTCGGAGGGGGCCACGTTCGAGAAGCTGCTGCGTCAGCTCGAGTCGCAGACGCAGGTGCGCGACATCAAGCAGGTGCACGACCAGGTGCTCGTCGACGCGGTCGTCATCATGCAGCAGTCGTCCACCCTCCGGGTGCTCGCGGCGCACGAGCCCCGGACCCACGCCGACTACACCCACCTGCTCGCCGAGCTCGAGGCCTGTCAACGGGCGCTCGACGGCACGAGCCCGTTCAAGAACGCCAAGACCTTCCAGAGCTGGGGCGTCGTCGAGTACCTGCGCTCGCCCGAGAACCAGGACGTCGACCTGTGGCCGACCGTCCTCGGACTGTTCTGCAAGACCTACGCCGACCTCGTCTCGTCGTCGATGACCCTGACCCTCATGGCCCACAGCGACGACATGGCCACCCTCATGGCCTCCGTCGACCCCGGGTCGGCCAACCCGTTGGGCGCCGACGACAAGCGCGACCTCGAGAAGGCCCTCATCTCGATCCGCGGCATCGCCGAGGCGAGCAAGCAGGCCTACGAGGTCGCCAACGCCCTCGTCCTCGACAAGCTGAGGGAGCTGAGCGGGACCGCGCAGCGGTGGGGCCTGTTCACCCACATCGGCACCAACCACTCCTTGTGGTTCGTCAGCGGTCCCGGCAAGGTCAAGCGCGGCGAGTGGGTCGACCGGAGCGACCGCAACTACTTCCACGACGTCGTGCTCGCCGAGGACGCCGGTTCGCGCATCGAGAAGGGCGACTCGTCGAGGACGTTCGACTTCACCCCTCGACACCACTGCTTCGTCCTGAAGTCGTCGAGCAGCAGCTACCCCGGCTCGAACCACTGGGTCGACCACGGCTGGGTGCGCACCGACACCCTCACCTTCGAGCGGTACCGCGACGTCCTCGACAACTTCGAGGCGGCCTTCACCGGCGCGTGGGTCGCCGGGCAGGACGAGCACGGTCTCGACGTCGTGGCCGGCTCCGGCCGCAACCCCGGCGGAGTGGGCAGCGTCATGCGCTGGACCCTGCCCGCCGCCGGTGACTTCGACGATAAGGCGCTGGAACGGGTCGACTGGTGGCCCCAGGTGCCGGCGCCCGTCACGGGCATCGGCGCGGTCTCGACGCCCCGCCACTCCGCGGCCGACCCCGACCAGCTCCTCGTCCCCGTCGAGCGCACCCCGTGGATGCTGTACGCCTCCCTCGAGGGGCATGGTGACCTCTACGTCAACGTCGACAACGCCGACCACCAAATGCCGGGGCCCGAGGGCTGGGCCGCGTGCTCCGGGGTCGCCGTCGACGACACCCACGTGTGGGTCCACCGACCGGAGGGCTTCGCCGTCGCCTCACACGCCTCGGTGCTCGCCCACCTCGCCGGCCGGCTCCCGTCCCCCCGCTGGCTGGCGGGGCCCGAGCTGGGCACCGAGCTGCTCGGCGACAACCTTTATCACGGGGATCCGGTGCCCGCGGGCAGCAGCATGACCCACGACGGGGAGTCGGTCACCCAGCCGCCGCCATTGCTCGGCGTGACGTCGTTCAGCGCCTGCGCCGACGGCACCGTCGTCGCCTCCGTGCTGCGTCGCAGCGTCGGCGTGGTCCGGGTGCCCTACGGCACCGGCCCGAGCGGCTTCGACCGGTGCGACTTCCGCGACGAGTGGACCATCCGCACCGCACCCGTCCAGGTCGACCTCGCGTCCGGGCGGGTCACGGCGGGCCAGTGGCTGCGCATCCCGGGCGAGGCCCGGCACGTGCAGAAGCTGCCGATGCCGGGGTGGGCGCTCTACGACAGCCTCGTCGCCCGACTGGCCTGACGTCGGACCTCGCGCGAGGGCGACGACGGGCTGACCACTCGAGGGGGGGCTCTCTGGCCCTTCGACGGGGGCTATTTGGCCTCTCGACGGGGGCTAGTTGGCCTCTCGACGGGGGAGGGGTGGCGCGTCAGAGGACGTGCGGGGTGCCCTCGCCCTCGAGCGGCTTGCCGGCGCTCTCCCACGCCTTCATGCCGCCGTCGAGGTTGGCGACGTCGTAGCCCTGCTGCGTCAGCCAGGCGACGGCGCGGCTCGAGCGGCCGCCGCTGCGGCACGTGACCGCCACCGTCCCGGCATCCGTGTCGGGCAGGTCGGCGAGCCGCGAGGGCAGGTCACCGAGGGGGATGTGCACGGCGTTCGGCGCGTGGCCGGCCGCCCACTCGTTCGCCTCGCGCACGTCGATGATGACGGCGTCGTCGGCCACCTCGGACACGGTCGTCGTGGGCTGCTCGCTCATGGCGCCAGTCTCGCACGCGGGTCGTGCGGGTCGTGCGGGTCGGGTGGGCCCGGCACTAGGTTGGGGCGGGTGAGAATCCTGTCCATCCAGTCGCACGTCGCCTACGGCCACGCCGGCAACTCGGCGGCCGTCTTCCCGCTGCAGCGCCTCGGGCACGAGGTCTACCCCGTGCTCACGGTGACCTTCAGCAACCACACGGGCTACGGCTCGACGCGCGGGCCGCTCATCGCGCCGAGCGACGTCGCCGCGGTGATCGACGGGGTCGAGGAGCGTGGCGCGTTCCCCGACATCGACGCGGTGCTGTCGGGCTACCAGGGCGCCGAGGCCGTCGGGCAGGTCGTGCTGGATGCCGTGTCGCGGGTCAAGGCGGCCAACCCCCGGGCCGTCTACTGCTGCGACCCCGTCATGGGTGACGTCGGGCGCGGCTTCTTCGTCCGCGAGGGGATCCCCGAGTTCATGCGCGACGAGGTCGTGCCGCAGGCCGACATCGTGACGCCGAACCAGTTCGAGCTCGAGTACCTCGTGGGCTATCCGGTCACGACGTCGGCCGAGCTGCTCGCCGCCGCCGACGAGCTGCGGGGCCGCGGGCCGTCCGTCGTGCTCGTCACGAGCACGCTCGTCGACGACACGCCCGAGGGGAGCATCCAGCTCACCGCCGTCACGGACGACGGGGCGTGGGTCGCGACCACCCCGCTGCTGCCGATGACGGTGCAGGGCGGTGGCGACGTCACGGCCGCCCTCTTCCTCGCCCATTTCCTGACAGACGGGGCGAAGACGGCGCTCGCGCGCACGGCCGGGACGATGTTCTCCATCCTCGAGCGCACCCACGCCGCCGGCTCGACCGAGATGCTGCTCATCGACGGCCAGGACGCGATCGCCTATCCGCCGACGAATGTGGCCATCGCCACGCTTCGTTGAGCCTTTCACGACCCGAGACCGGCTCCGACCGGTTATGCTTCACGAGCGCCGTTCCGCATGACCACCCCTGACCGTGCGGAACGGCGCTTTTTCATGCCCCCCAGCGGTTTCGGCCACGGTGCGGACGACCGCCAGGGCTCGCCGGCCGGTCGTCAGCGGCGGCCGAAGACGACCTGCTGGTCGATGGCGTAGGTGAACGCACCCTCCGAACGGGCGTCCGTCGCCTCCGTCGTGGTGCGCTCGAGACGCGTGCTGACCCAGCCGGTGAGCGACATGCGGGCTTCGCCGGTGGGCACCTCGAACCAGGCCGTGATCGTGGGCGGCCGGCCCTCGAAGGCCTGCTCGACGACGAGCTGCCGGGGCAGGTAGGTCGTGCCCGCGACGGTGAGCTTGGTGCCGAACGAGAAGTAGCTGGTGTCGTACGTGGCCTCACGGGGGTCCGGCCCGCCGGTGCGGTAGGTCGTCAGCTCGGTCGGGGTGATGACGGCCGTGACCCACGTCCGACCGGCCGCCGCACGGCCCTCGACCCGGCGGCTGGAGGCCTCGCCCGCCGGCGGAAGCGTGGTCGTGCGGGTCAGCGTCGTCGTGCACGTGAACGCCTGGCGCCAGCCGGATGCCGTCCCGCTCGGGGCCGTGACCGCGGGGCACTCCCCGGCCGCGGAGGTCGCCAGCCCGTCGTCGGGGGCGTCCGCGACCCGCGGCGAGGCCGACGGCGTGGGCCGTGCGGCCGGTGCGGACGTGGCGGATGGGGCGGGGGCCGAGGTCGAGGGCGTCGACGTGCGGGTGGGCGACGGGGCCGAGGTGCTGCGGCTCGCGCTCGGCGTGCCGGTGGCGCGCGTCGTGGCCGGGGCGGTCGCCGACGGGCGGCTCGTGGTGCGGGTGCCGCTCGGGCGGGCGGTGGCGGTCGAGACGCCTTCACCCCGGGGGGCGGGCAGCGTGTCGCCGAAGAAGGCCGGCGTGCCGTCGGCGCGCACCGTGCGCAGCTCGGGGTCGGGCTGGGCGTGCGGCTGGAAGTCGCTGCCGCCGGTGCCCGCGGACGTCGTGCCGGTCGTGTCGGCCGTGCCGGTCGTCGTCGCCGTGGTCGACGTCGCGGTGGCGGAGCCGCCACCCCGGGCGAGCACGAGGCGCACGCCCCCGCCGGAGCCGGGAACCGCGTCGACGGGGTGGCTCTGCCAGCTCGTCTCGATGTCACCGGCCACCCGCACCGGTCCGCAGAGGATGCGGTTGGCGACCTCGCCCGCGTCGTCGACCTGCAGGAAGCAGCCGGAGTCGAGGGCGAAGGTCGCGGCCCGGCCGCTGTTGGCGATGGCGCCGCGCCACGTGGACTCGAAGCCGGCCAGTGACTGCTGGGCGTCGACGAGACGCGTGCCGTCGAAGCGGAGGTCGCCGTCCGTGGGCACCGACGTCCCCACGCAGGCTGCGGTGCTCGCCGTCAGCACGACGGCGCCG
This is a stretch of genomic DNA from Terracoccus luteus. It encodes these proteins:
- the pdxY gene encoding pyridoxal kinase PdxY; the protein is MRILSIQSHVAYGHAGNSAAVFPLQRLGHEVYPVLTVTFSNHTGYGSTRGPLIAPSDVAAVIDGVEERGAFPDIDAVLSGYQGAEAVGQVVLDAVSRVKAANPRAVYCCDPVMGDVGRGFFVREGIPEFMRDEVVPQADIVTPNQFELEYLVGYPVTTSAELLAAADELRGRGPSVVLVTSTLVDDTPEGSIQLTAVTDDGAWVATTPLLPMTVQGGGDVTAALFLAHFLTDGAKTALARTAGTMFSILERTHAAGSTEMLLIDGQDAIAYPPTNVAIATLR
- a CDS encoding rhodanese-like domain-containing protein, which encodes MSEQPTTTVSEVADDAVIIDVREANEWAAGHAPNAVHIPLGDLPSRLADLPDTDAGTVAVTCRSGGRSSRAVAWLTQQGYDVANLDGGMKAWESAGKPLEGEGTPHVL